From the Cryomorphaceae bacterium genome, one window contains:
- the katG gene encoding catalase/peroxidase HPI, with protein MKKLVLLSGLLLSFSVYAQDGAVCPVTGKTAGAPTSEEASARGSKAHDASRPADAGKAVKEVPTHGVIGMGRSNSDWWPNQLNLHILRQNSSMSNPMDDAFNYADAFQKLDYAALKKDLEELMTQSEDWWPADFGHYGGLFIRMAWHSAGTYRTGDGRGGSRAGQQRFAPINSWPDNANLDKARRLLWPIKQKYGNAISWADLMILTGNVALESMGFETYGFAGGREDVWEPEEHVYWGPEGEWLGDKRYSGDRELQNPLAAVQMGLIYVNPEGPNGNPDPVAAAHDIRETFGRMGMNDEETVALIAGGHSFGKSHGAGDPSHVGPEPEAAGIEEQGFGWTSTHGSGKAGDAITSGLEVTWVKTPTEWSRGFFKSLFEHEWELTKSPAGAHQWVAKDAEADYPDAFDPDKKHKPTMLTTDLSLRFDPEYEKISRRFYENHDEFTEAFAKAWFKLTHRDMGPRSAYLGPEAPGEDLIWQDPIPARDYGLINDGDIRQLKDAILKTNLNISEMVGAAWASASTYRDSDRRGGANGARVRLLPQRNWQVNNPEQLNKVIRELEKVQKDFNGKSKDRKVSMADLIVLAGNTGVEQAAKNAGYNIAVPFTPGRTDATQNQTDVASFELLEPIADGFRNYLKTRYTVSTEALLIDKAQLLTLTAPEMTVLVGGMRVLNTNYDGSKHGVFTDKKDHLTNDFFVNLLDMRTEWKPTNETNELFEGRDRKSGELVWTATRADLVFGSNSELRALAEVYGSHDAKEKFVRDFVAAWTKVMDLDRFDLKYQ; from the coding sequence ATGAAAAAACTCGTCTTACTTTCGGGATTGCTGCTTTCCTTTTCCGTTTATGCGCAGGACGGCGCAGTATGCCCGGTTACAGGAAAAACCGCGGGCGCCCCAACATCCGAAGAAGCCAGCGCACGTGGTTCCAAAGCACATGACGCATCACGCCCCGCTGACGCAGGCAAAGCAGTCAAAGAAGTCCCTACGCACGGAGTAATTGGCATGGGGCGGAGCAATAGCGACTGGTGGCCCAACCAGCTGAACCTTCACATTCTTCGTCAGAACTCATCCATGTCGAACCCGATGGACGATGCCTTCAACTACGCCGATGCTTTTCAAAAACTCGACTACGCGGCGCTGAAAAAAGACCTTGAGGAATTGATGACCCAGTCAGAAGATTGGTGGCCAGCCGACTTTGGCCACTACGGCGGACTGTTTATCCGCATGGCGTGGCACAGCGCCGGTACGTATCGAACAGGCGATGGCCGCGGGGGATCACGTGCCGGACAGCAGCGTTTTGCACCCATCAACAGCTGGCCCGACAACGCCAACCTCGACAAAGCCCGCCGGTTGCTCTGGCCCATCAAACAGAAGTACGGCAATGCCATTTCATGGGCCGATTTGATGATTCTCACCGGAAACGTGGCATTGGAATCCATGGGATTTGAGACCTACGGATTTGCAGGAGGCCGCGAAGATGTATGGGAGCCCGAAGAGCACGTGTACTGGGGGCCGGAGGGAGAGTGGCTCGGCGACAAGCGCTACTCAGGCGACCGTGAACTCCAAAACCCGCTTGCGGCAGTACAAATGGGGCTTATTTATGTGAACCCCGAAGGCCCTAACGGCAATCCCGACCCAGTGGCCGCTGCACACGACATTCGCGAAACATTCGGCAGAATGGGAATGAACGATGAGGAAACCGTTGCGCTCATTGCCGGAGGTCATAGCTTTGGTAAGTCTCACGGTGCCGGCGACCCTTCACATGTTGGTCCGGAGCCGGAAGCAGCCGGGATTGAAGAACAAGGATTTGGCTGGACCAGCACCCACGGCAGCGGAAAAGCAGGCGATGCCATTACTTCAGGACTGGAAGTAACCTGGGTAAAGACCCCAACCGAATGGAGCCGCGGATTTTTTAAGTCGCTTTTTGAGCACGAATGGGAGCTTACCAAAAGCCCGGCCGGTGCGCACCAGTGGGTGGCCAAAGACGCGGAGGCCGATTACCCCGACGCCTTTGACCCCGACAAAAAGCACAAGCCCACCATGCTCACCACCGACCTCTCATTGCGCTTTGACCCCGAGTACGAAAAGATTTCGCGCCGTTTTTACGAAAACCACGACGAGTTTACCGAAGCCTTTGCCAAGGCGTGGTTCAAACTTACTCACCGCGACATGGGCCCGCGCAGCGCATACCTCGGCCCTGAGGCTCCGGGTGAAGACCTGATATGGCAAGACCCCATTCCGGCACGCGATTACGGACTTATTAACGATGGCGATATTCGTCAACTGAAAGACGCCATCCTGAAAACCAACCTGAACATCAGCGAAATGGTTGGTGCAGCATGGGCTTCGGCCTCTACCTATCGCGATTCTGACCGCCGCGGAGGTGCCAACGGCGCGCGTGTTCGCTTGCTTCCTCAGCGCAACTGGCAGGTAAACAACCCCGAGCAGCTCAACAAGGTGATTCGCGAACTCGAAAAAGTGCAGAAGGACTTTAACGGGAAATCCAAAGACCGCAAAGTGTCGATGGCCGACCTCATTGTACTTGCCGGAAATACAGGTGTTGAGCAAGCCGCCAAAAATGCGGGTTACAACATTGCGGTGCCTTTTACGCCCGGACGTACGGATGCCACGCAGAATCAAACCGATGTGGCTTCGTTTGAATTGCTGGAACCCATTGCCGATGGTTTTAGAAACTACCTGAAAACCCGCTACACCGTTTCAACAGAGGCCCTGCTGATTGACAAGGCCCAGCTGCTTACCCTTACCGCACCCGAAATGACCGTGCTTGTAGGTGGAATGCGCGTGCTGAACACCAACTATGACGGCTCAAAGCACGGAGTGTTTACCGATAAAAAAGATCATCTCACCAACGATTTCTTTGTGAACCTGCTCGATATGCGCACCGAGTGGAAACCCACCAACGAAACCAATGAGTTGTTTGAAGGTCGCGACCGAAAAAGTGGTGAACTTGTCTGGACAGCTACCCGCGCAGACCTCGTGTTTGGATCCAATTCAGAACTGCGGGCGCTTGCAGAAGTTTACGGTAGCCACGACGCAAAAGAAAAGTTTGTGCGCGACTTTGTAGCCGCATGGACCAAAGTGATGGACCTGGACCGATTTGATCTGAAGTATCAATGA
- the ssb gene encoding single-stranded DNA-binding protein, which translates to MNMRNKVQLIGRLGAEPEVKTFDNGQMARMSIATSERYRNNKGEQVEDTQWHNVIAWGKTAEIAGKYLRKGQEVAITGKLETRQYTDKEGNTRYSTQVVCDELLMLGKKDA; encoded by the coding sequence ATGAACATGCGTAACAAAGTACAATTGATCGGACGATTGGGCGCAGAGCCCGAAGTAAAAACCTTTGACAACGGCCAGATGGCGCGTATGTCAATCGCAACCAGCGAGCGCTACCGCAACAACAAGGGCGAGCAGGTGGAAGACACTCAGTGGCACAACGTAATTGCCTGGGGAAAGACCGCAGAGATTGCGGGCAAGTACCTGCGCAAAGGTCAGGAAGTGGCCATCACCGGAAAGCTGGAAACCCGCCAGTACACCGACAAGGAAGGCAACACCCGCTACAGCACCCAGGTGGTATGCGACGAGTTGCTGATGCTCGGCAAGAAAGACGCCTGA
- a CDS encoding pyruvate dehydrogenase complex E1 component subunit beta, producing MRTVQFREAVAEAMSEEMRRDPNVFLLGEEVAEYNGAYKASKGMLDEFGPRRVIDTPIAELGFTGIAVGAAMNGLRPIVEYMTWNFAVLAADQIINCAAKMLQMSGGQIGVPIVFRGPNGQAGQLAATHSQSFEAMYSHFPGLKVVTPSNPRDAKGLLKSAIRDNDPVLVMESEKMYGDKGEIPEGEYLIPIGVADVVREGSDVTIVSFGKIMKTAHQAVDELQKEGISAELIDLRTIRPLDIKTIVKSVQKTNRLVILEESWPVSSVSSEISYRVQRHAFDYLDAPIRRVTMADTPFAFSTSLIDEAMPNVGDVVRAAKDVSYR from the coding sequence ATGAGAACGGTACAGTTCAGAGAAGCTGTGGCTGAGGCCATGAGCGAGGAAATGAGAAGAGATCCCAATGTTTTTCTTTTGGGCGAAGAGGTAGCCGAATACAACGGTGCCTACAAAGCCAGTAAGGGAATGCTCGATGAATTCGGCCCCAGGCGCGTTATTGACACTCCCATCGCTGAGCTGGGCTTTACCGGAATTGCCGTGGGAGCTGCAATGAATGGCCTGCGCCCCATTGTGGAGTACATGACGTGGAACTTTGCCGTGCTTGCCGCTGACCAGATTATCAACTGTGCAGCCAAGATGCTGCAAATGTCGGGCGGACAGATTGGGGTACCCATAGTGTTTAGAGGCCCCAACGGACAGGCCGGCCAGCTCGCAGCCACCCACTCGCAGAGCTTTGAGGCTATGTACTCGCACTTTCCGGGGCTTAAAGTGGTAACTCCTTCCAACCCACGCGACGCCAAGGGGCTGCTAAAGTCTGCCATTCGCGACAACGACCCGGTTTTGGTGATGGAATCCGAAAAAATGTACGGCGACAAAGGTGAAATTCCGGAAGGCGAATACCTGATTCCGATTGGCGTGGCTGATGTGGTTCGCGAGGGGAGTGATGTGACCATTGTTTCGTTCGGAAAAATCATGAAAACCGCGCATCAGGCGGTGGATGAACTCCAGAAAGAGGGTATCTCTGCCGAATTGATTGACCTGCGCACCATCCGCCCGCTGGACATTAAGACCATTGTGAAATCAGTACAAAAGACCAATCGTCTTGTAATTCTGGAAGAAAGCTGGCCGGTATCTTCCGTGTCGTCTGAAATTTCTTACCGGGTGCAACGTCACGCATTCGATTATCTGGACGCTCCCATCCGCAGAGTAACCATGGCGGATACGCCCTTTGCATTCTCTACTTCGCTTATAGATGAAGCCATGCCCAATGTGGGCGACGTGGTACGCGCAGCAAAAGACGTGAGCTACCGGTAA
- a CDS encoding Na+ dependent nucleoside transporter, translating into MEILRGVTGLLFLVALAWVFSAKRKAVSWPLVAKGMIFQIVLALLIIKVDAVQVGFEYVARAFVKVISFTDFGSDFLFTSFVDGKVAAGLMNFAFRVLPTIVFFSALSSLLYYLGVLQWVVYAFAWLMKRTLKLSGAESLAAAGNIFLGQTESPLLVKPYLNNMSRSEIMCLMTGGMATIAGGVLASYINFLGGDDPVQKTLFAKHLLTASIMSAPAAVVMAKILIPERDIVDDSMAISREKMGTNVLEAVANGTTDGLKLAVNVAAMLLVFTAFIYLGNYILGDIIGHFTGLNDIIAANSRYDQLSFQFILGYIGAPVAWLIGVPPADMVLVGQLLGEKTILNEFYAYVTLGQMKDGMVFSNDRSIIMATYVLCGFANFASIGIQIGGIGTLIPNRKDLLAQLGVRALIGGTLACLSTAAIVGMMI; encoded by the coding sequence ATGGAGATATTGAGGGGAGTTACTGGGCTGCTTTTTCTGGTAGCCTTGGCGTGGGTTTTTTCTGCGAAGCGAAAAGCCGTGTCGTGGCCGCTGGTGGCCAAGGGTATGATTTTTCAAATTGTACTGGCCCTGTTGATTATTAAGGTGGATGCTGTTCAGGTGGGCTTTGAATACGTGGCGCGCGCCTTCGTAAAGGTAATTTCCTTTACCGATTTCGGTTCTGACTTTCTCTTCACCAGTTTTGTGGATGGTAAAGTGGCCGCAGGCCTGATGAATTTTGCCTTTCGCGTGCTGCCCACTATTGTGTTTTTCTCGGCGCTATCATCCTTGCTTTACTACCTGGGAGTGCTGCAATGGGTGGTGTATGCCTTTGCCTGGCTGATGAAGCGAACACTGAAACTTTCCGGTGCGGAAAGCCTGGCCGCCGCCGGAAACATTTTTCTCGGCCAAACTGAATCACCCCTGCTTGTAAAGCCCTATCTCAACAACATGTCGCGCTCCGAAATTATGTGTCTCATGACCGGGGGAATGGCCACCATTGCCGGCGGAGTGCTCGCTTCTTACATCAACTTTTTGGGTGGCGATGATCCGGTGCAGAAAACTCTTTTTGCCAAACACCTGCTTACGGCGTCCATTATGTCGGCACCGGCGGCTGTGGTCATGGCCAAAATCCTCATCCCCGAAAGAGATATTGTGGATGACTCTATGGCCATCTCTCGCGAAAAAATGGGCACCAACGTACTGGAGGCTGTTGCAAACGGAACCACTGATGGACTAAAACTGGCTGTGAATGTAGCTGCCATGCTGCTCGTGTTTACCGCGTTCATCTACCTCGGAAACTACATTCTCGGAGACATCATCGGACATTTTACCGGCCTCAACGACATCATCGCTGCCAACAGCCGCTACGACCAGCTTTCGTTTCAGTTTATACTGGGTTACATTGGCGCACCGGTGGCATGGCTTATTGGTGTGCCTCCGGCCGATATGGTGCTGGTAGGGCAGTTGCTGGGTGAAAAGACCATCCTCAATGAGTTCTACGCCTACGTAACACTTGGGCAGATGAAAGATGGCATGGTGTTCAGCAACGACCGCTCCATCATTATGGCAACCTACGTGCTGTGTGGCTTTGCGAATTTCGCCTCCATCGGAATCCAGATTGGTGGTATCGGTACCTTAATCCCCAACCGAAAAGACCTCCTTGCACAACTGGGTGTACGTGCCCTTATTGGTGGTACCCTGGCCTGCCTCTCTACCGCTGCCATTGTAGGGATGATGATCTGA
- a CDS encoding sodium-translocating pyrophosphatase gives MTSFLYLVPLMAIIGLIVMAVKAKWVNAQDAGDDNMKGLAKHIREGAMAFLAAEYRVLSIFVVIAGILLGVISFLVPHSHWFIVVAFVIGASFSAIAGNIGMRIATAANVRTTQAARTSLKKALAVSFNGGTVMGLGVAGLAVFGLSVLFIVLFAWLMGGEWTNTNDMTIVLEALAGFSLGAESIALFARVGGGIYTKAADVGADLVGKVEAGIPEDDPRNPATIADNVGDNVGDVAGMGADLFGSYVATVLAAMVLGNYVISDMGGSITDDGFGGISPILLPLIIAGLGIIFSIIGTLVIKIKDDNAKEAEVQSALNRGNWGSIILTAVAAYFAIDLILPDSISIYYFGEGVKDIDTIRVFGAVLVGLTVGGAISYFTEYYTGMGKKPVMDIVQKSSTGHATNVIAGLATGMLSTFAPILLFAGAIWGAYALAGFYGVAIAASAMMATTAMQLAIDAFGPIADNAGGIAEMSGLPKEVREKTDILDSVGNTTAAIGKGFAIASAALTALALFAAYVVFTGIDGINIFKAHVLAALFIGGMIPVVFSALAMNSVGKAAMEMVKEVRRQFKEIPGIMEGTGKPEYAKCVEISTNAAIKEMMLPGAITIITPVLVGFIMGPEALGAYMAGVTVSGVLWAIFQNNAGGAWDNAKKSFEAGVMIDGEMTYKGSDAHKAAVTGDTVGDPFKDTSGPSMNILIKLTCLVGLVIAPLLGQFYGHGDHSPASDRTGSTGTSFKMDKKTSNMVPADVKVVGEASAYNYTRGEVAWYASKVGGNHNGTVKVLDGRLAVTDGVITDGVVRIDMNSIAVDDIDDAGRNEKLRSHLVSDDFFNVTEFPVAVFRPTGTSGNIFDDSFSLDGTLNIRGISHPVTAEVHSHHDGQESLRFSVKLQFDRSLFNVRYGSGRFFDDLGNNLIHDEVTLKMELQFAQEII, from the coding sequence ATGACAAGCTTTTTGTACCTGGTGCCGCTTATGGCCATCATCGGACTTATTGTAATGGCTGTAAAAGCAAAATGGGTAAACGCCCAGGATGCCGGTGACGATAACATGAAGGGGCTGGCCAAGCACATACGCGAGGGAGCCATGGCGTTTCTTGCTGCGGAGTACCGCGTGCTCTCGATTTTTGTGGTGATTGCAGGTATTTTGCTCGGGGTGATTTCTTTTCTCGTACCCCACTCGCACTGGTTTATTGTAGTTGCTTTTGTGATTGGCGCATCCTTTAGCGCCATTGCAGGTAATATAGGTATGCGAATCGCAACTGCGGCCAATGTGCGTACCACGCAGGCAGCCAGAACCAGCCTCAAGAAGGCACTGGCTGTTTCTTTCAACGGAGGTACCGTAATGGGACTTGGTGTGGCAGGTTTGGCTGTATTTGGACTGAGCGTGCTTTTTATCGTGCTTTTTGCGTGGCTTATGGGGGGCGAATGGACCAACACCAACGACATGACCATCGTTCTGGAGGCGCTCGCCGGATTCTCACTCGGTGCTGAATCTATTGCCCTGTTTGCCCGTGTAGGTGGTGGTATTTACACCAAAGCTGCCGACGTAGGCGCTGACCTTGTAGGTAAGGTAGAGGCCGGTATTCCGGAGGATGACCCCAGAAACCCAGCTACCATTGCAGACAACGTGGGAGACAACGTGGGAGACGTGGCCGGTATGGGTGCCGACCTTTTCGGTTCTTATGTAGCTACCGTACTCGCGGCCATGGTGCTCGGCAACTATGTGATTAGCGACATGGGTGGCTCAATTACCGACGACGGTTTTGGAGGTATCAGCCCCATTCTTTTGCCACTTATCATTGCTGGGTTAGGAATCATTTTCAGTATTATCGGAACCCTGGTTATCAAAATCAAGGACGACAACGCCAAAGAAGCAGAAGTTCAAAGTGCGTTGAACCGCGGAAACTGGGGATCAATTATTCTCACCGCTGTAGCTGCTTACTTTGCCATTGACCTGATTCTGCCCGATAGCATCAGCATCTACTACTTCGGTGAAGGCGTGAAGGACATTGATACCATTCGCGTGTTTGGTGCCGTACTCGTAGGGCTCACCGTGGGTGGTGCCATTTCCTATTTTACGGAATACTACACCGGAATGGGTAAAAAGCCTGTGATGGATATTGTTCAAAAATCAAGTACCGGCCACGCGACAAACGTAATCGCAGGACTTGCTACAGGCATGCTCTCAACCTTTGCTCCCATCCTGCTCTTTGCCGGTGCAATCTGGGGTGCCTACGCACTGGCAGGGTTTTACGGTGTAGCTATCGCCGCTTCGGCCATGATGGCCACTACCGCTATGCAACTCGCCATTGATGCATTTGGACCCATTGCCGACAACGCCGGAGGTATTGCCGAGATGAGCGGCCTTCCCAAAGAGGTTCGTGAAAAAACTGACATTCTGGACTCGGTAGGAAACACCACCGCAGCCATCGGAAAAGGATTTGCCATCGCATCAGCAGCACTTACCGCCTTGGCGCTTTTCGCTGCTTATGTCGTGTTTACAGGCATTGACGGTATCAACATTTTTAAAGCACATGTGCTTGCGGCGCTGTTTATCGGCGGTATGATTCCCGTGGTATTCTCGGCTCTCGCCATGAATTCGGTGGGTAAAGCTGCCATGGAAATGGTGAAAGAAGTACGTCGACAGTTCAAAGAAATACCTGGCATTATGGAAGGTACCGGCAAACCCGAGTACGCCAAATGTGTGGAGATCTCAACCAATGCAGCCATCAAGGAAATGATGCTTCCGGGTGCCATTACCATTATTACCCCCGTATTGGTAGGATTCATCATGGGCCCTGAAGCACTGGGTGCTTACATGGCAGGTGTAACCGTATCGGGTGTGCTCTGGGCCATCTTCCAGAACAACGCCGGAGGCGCCTGGGATAACGCCAAAAAATCGTTTGAAGCCGGTGTGATGATTGACGGTGAAATGACCTACAAAGGCTCGGATGCACATAAAGCCGCTGTAACCGGTGATACGGTTGGAGACCCCTTCAAAGACACTTCAGGCCCTTCAATGAACATCCTCATCAAGCTTACCTGCCTGGTAGGTCTGGTGATTGCTCCCTTACTCGGCCAGTTTTACGGTCATGGTGATCACAGTCCTGCAAGCGACAGAACCGGCAGTACAGGAACCTCTTTCAAAATGGACAAGAAAACCTCAAACATGGTTCCCGCCGATGTGAAAGTGGTGGGGGAGGCCTCAGCTTACAACTATACCCGCGGAGAAGTGGCCTGGTATGCAAGCAAAGTTGGCGGTAACCACAATGGCACCGTGAAAGTTCTGGATGGGCGTTTAGCTGTTACAGACGGAGTGATTACCGACGGGGTGGTACGTATCGACATGAATAGTATTGCCGTTGATGATATTGATGATGCCGGACGCAATGAAAAACTCCGCTCTCACCTGGTATCCGACGATTTCTTTAACGTTACAGAATTTCCTGTGGCGGTTTTTCGTCCTACCGGCACGTCAGGCAACATTTTTGACGACTCCTTTTCACTGGATGGCACTTTGAATATCAGGGGCATTTCGCATCCTGTAACAGCAGAGGTGCACTCGCACCATGACGGCCAGGAATCCTTGCGATTCAGTGTAAAGCTGCAGTTTGACCGAAGCCTGTTCAACGTTCGTTACGGCTCAGGCCGCTTTTTTGATGATCTGGGAAACAACCTCATTCACGATGAGGTAACCCTCAAAATGGAGCTGCAGTTCGCTCAGGAGATTATCTAG
- a CDS encoding 5'-nucleotidase, lipoprotein e(P4) family, whose product MLLSPFCNVYFYGQRTVMKYICLSVVLAFLVSACESLQQEVSKQQDPQIPSQEYLVAATLWVQHSAEYRALCYQAYEWAGWRLQNILQDEPSQPAVILDLDETVLDNSAFTGWQIENDEPFSYESWAQWTALAEALEVPGAGDFLRMADSLGVTLFYVSNRDTSALQETIRNMEQFNMPQLKPEHFLLKTHTSGKEDRRAEIESRGYDVVLLIGDNLGDFHEQWDKADTATRQRHTDESRSRFGYDYIVLPNPIYGTWEGALYNYDRSLNDAQRDAIRKKVLRVAPL is encoded by the coding sequence ATGTTATTGAGTCCTTTCTGCAATGTCTATTTTTACGGGCAAAGAACTGTCATGAAATACATCTGTTTGTCTGTTGTTTTGGCCTTTTTAGTCAGCGCTTGCGAGTCCCTGCAACAGGAAGTTTCAAAACAACAGGATCCGCAAATACCGTCGCAGGAATACCTTGTTGCAGCAACATTATGGGTGCAGCACTCAGCGGAGTACCGCGCTCTATGCTACCAGGCTTACGAATGGGCCGGGTGGCGACTGCAGAATATTTTACAGGATGAGCCTTCTCAACCCGCGGTGATTCTCGACCTGGATGAAACGGTGCTCGACAACAGTGCTTTTACCGGATGGCAGATTGAGAACGACGAGCCTTTCAGCTATGAAAGCTGGGCGCAATGGACGGCCCTTGCCGAAGCACTTGAGGTTCCGGGTGCGGGTGATTTTCTTAGGATGGCCGATTCTCTTGGCGTAACATTGTTCTACGTTTCAAACCGCGATACGTCTGCGTTGCAGGAAACCATCCGAAACATGGAGCAATTCAATATGCCCCAACTTAAACCTGAGCATTTCCTGCTCAAAACCCACACCTCGGGCAAGGAAGACCGCAGGGCCGAAATTGAAAGCCGGGGCTACGATGTGGTACTTTTAATCGGCGATAACCTGGGTGATTTTCACGAGCAGTGGGATAAAGCAGATACAGCCACCCGCCAGAGACATACCGATGAATCGCGAAGCAGGTTTGGCTATGACTACATTGTGTTGCCCAACCCCATTTACGGTACATGGGAGGGAGCGCTGTACAACTACGATCGCAGTTTGAATGACGCCCAGCGCGATGCTATCCGCAAAAAAGTACTGCGCGTGGCGCCGTTATGA
- a CDS encoding electron transfer flavoprotein beta subunit/FixA family protein — protein MKILVCISKAPDTTSKIAFTDNNTRFDENGVQFIVNPYDEWYALVRGLELKEANGGSVTIVTVGKADAEPIMRKALAIGADEAVRIDSDPTDALFVAKQIAAHAKEVGYDMILTGKETIDYNGSQVGGMIAELLDWPYLSLAIKLEMNGSTASITREVQGGTEDVEVNGSFVLSAAKGMAEQRIPNMRGIMAARTKPLQVKPAADTTIHTQIASYTLPPAKGDCKYVDAENAAQLIEMLHKEAKVI, from the coding sequence ATGAAAATACTCGTATGCATCAGTAAAGCACCGGATACCACATCCAAAATTGCTTTCACCGATAACAACACCCGCTTTGATGAAAACGGTGTTCAGTTTATTGTTAATCCCTACGATGAGTGGTATGCTCTTGTGCGCGGATTGGAACTGAAGGAAGCCAATGGCGGCTCCGTGACCATTGTCACCGTTGGAAAAGCCGACGCTGAGCCCATCATGCGCAAGGCGCTGGCCATTGGAGCCGATGAAGCGGTGCGCATTGACTCCGACCCGACCGATGCACTTTTTGTAGCCAAGCAAATCGCAGCACATGCCAAAGAAGTAGGCTACGATATGATTCTCACGGGAAAAGAAACTATTGACTACAATGGTTCACAGGTGGGTGGCATGATTGCAGAGCTGCTCGACTGGCCTTATCTGTCGCTGGCCATTAAACTGGAGATGAACGGCAGCACGGCATCCATTACCCGCGAGGTGCAAGGAGGCACCGAAGACGTGGAGGTAAACGGCTCGTTTGTGCTCAGCGCCGCAAAAGGAATGGCAGAGCAGCGAATCCCGAACATGCGCGGTATCATGGCTGCCCGCACCAAGCCGCTCCAGGTAAAGCCGGCAGCGGATACAACTATTCATACCCAGATTGCGTCTTACACCCTTCCACCGGCCAAAGGCGATTGTAAATACGTGGACGCTGAAAATGCAGCACAGCTCATCGAAATGCTCCACAAAGAAGCCAAGGTTATTTAA
- a CDS encoding electron transfer flavoprotein subunit alpha/FixB family protein: protein MKAIVFADHKSGKITKAGLEAISYAKGMGAEPIVVSYGSLEGDGGAGSAGAAEVVVATAIQQFDGQKLTRLVVKMAEEKGANVMITSHDHAGKMVAPRVAARLDVAMISGATALPSNSNVRKNVFSGKAMADVNLKTDKQVITVMPNSVGITQTDATANVSTTDFDGGNSAVTVKAFHPLSTDGSVPLPEAELVVSAGRGLKGPENWDMIEELAKELGATTACSRPVADSGWRPHHEHVGQTGVAIRPNLYIAVGISGAIQHLAGVNASKTIVVVNTDPEAPFFKSADYGIVGDAFDVVPKLIEAVKEFNANK, encoded by the coding sequence ATGAAAGCGATTGTTTTTGCAGATCATAAATCAGGAAAAATTACCAAGGCCGGTTTGGAGGCCATCAGCTACGCCAAAGGCATGGGTGCCGAGCCGATAGTGGTGTCTTACGGAAGCCTCGAAGGTGATGGCGGTGCCGGTAGTGCGGGTGCAGCCGAAGTTGTGGTTGCCACGGCTATTCAGCAATTCGACGGCCAGAAACTTACCCGTTTGGTGGTCAAGATGGCCGAAGAAAAAGGCGCTAACGTGATGATTACCTCTCACGACCACGCCGGAAAAATGGTAGCTCCCCGCGTAGCTGCGCGTTTGGACGTGGCCATGATTTCAGGAGCAACAGCACTGCCGTCCAATAGCAACGTGCGCAAGAATGTTTTCAGTGGAAAGGCCATGGCCGACGTGAACCTGAAAACCGACAAGCAGGTCATTACGGTGATGCCCAACTCAGTGGGAATCACACAGACCGATGCAACAGCCAATGTTTCTACTACCGATTTCGACGGCGGAAACAGCGCTGTTACCGTAAAAGCATTTCACCCGCTGAGCACCGATGGCTCGGTTCCTTTGCCTGAGGCAGAACTGGTAGTGTCAGCAGGCCGCGGGTTGAAAGGTCCCGAAAACTGGGACATGATTGAAGAACTTGCCAAAGAACTGGGTGCAACTACTGCCTGCTCGCGCCCTGTTGCAGATTCAGGCTGGCGACCGCACCACGAGCACGTTGGGCAAACCGGTGTAGCCATTCGCCCGAACCTCTACATCGCCGTTGGAATATCAGGAGCAATTCAGCACCTGGCTGGTGTAAACGCATCGAAAACCATAGTGGTGGTGAACACCGACCCCGAAGCTCCTTTCTTTAAATCAGCTGATTATGGCATTGTAGGCGATGCTTTTGACGTGGTGCCCAAACTTATTGAGGCAGTAAAAGAGTTCAACGCGAACAAATAA